The following are encoded in a window of Castanea sativa cultivar Marrone di Chiusa Pesio chromosome 5, ASM4071231v1 genomic DNA:
- the LOC142635744 gene encoding RNA-dependent RNA polymerase 2-like, producing MSVAAEKPTVAVSNLPQTITVLDLRHFLESQLGKDSIFALEISTERKQWKPRSFGRIQFTTLEAKLKAMAVPLTFESHTLRLSETTYDDIVVRPVKPKHRLDNCVLHAGFFFRECCMSVLESWEGVRVWVMPERQRVEFWVWQGSECYRLEIMFHDVLETVRCSLADGDADALVLKLKYGPKIYQKISGPDIDSKFSADRYNFCKEDFDFRWVRTIDFSTIKSIGQSTSFCWQIEGLPASDIFTSFPRYREDVNDLILEDGEEFSSTSETVPLVKCNPASNLAYEILFQINSLVHTQKISLGAGTDLIETLSKKDVETALMVLQKMHKLNSTCYEPDSFVKTQLHVLERNRKSVPPSSWKRLKDQNLMSCHRALITPSKIYCLGPELETSNYVVNHFASYASDFMRVTFVEEDWSKLPANAISTSIQRGIFAKPFRTGIHRRILSVLRDGIVIGAKRFQFLAFSASQLRSNSVWMFASNDKVKAEDIREWMGCFDKIRSVSKCAARMGQLFSSSKQTLEVHGQDVEIIPDIKVISDDIDYCFSDGIGKISESFGWVVAQKCGLNRTPSAFQIRYGGYKGVVAVDRNSYRKLSLRKSMEKFESQNRMLNVTKWSDSMPCYLNREIITLLSTLGVKDEVFEAMQMEQLCLLGKMLTNRDATLKVLEILNGSDSRNILVKMLLQGYEPNQEPYLSMMLQAHYDNLLSDLKSRCRIFVPKGRILVGCLDETGILNYGQVYVRITMSKAELQSEDQSFFRKVDETTCIIVGKVVVTKNPCLHPGDIRVLEAIYEVELEEKGLVDCLIFPQNGQRPHPNECSGGDLDGDLYFISWDKDLIPHQTEAPMDYTGRRPRIMDHDVTLEEIQKFFVDYMINDTLGAISTAHMVHADREPDKARSKKCLELANLHSMAVDFAKTGAPAEMPRVLKPKEFPDFMERVEKPMYTSNNVLGRLYRATVESTVQERPNLVQLEKFSKETYDNDLEVDGFEAFLEIAEKHKDQYIEKMTSLMKYYEVETEDEMLTGNLRKRAAYLLRDNRRYGDFRDRILLSMKRLQNEAKEWFEMSCKPHERQQMASAWYHVTYHPTYYREDFNCLSFPWIEGDYLLNIKKLNTGKVRIKTSHK from the exons ATGAGTGTGGCGGCGGAGAAACCCACAGTTGCGGTGTCAAACCTTCCACAAACAATCACGGTCCTCGACCTCCGTCACTTCCTCGAATCCCAACTCGGCAAGGACTCAATCTTCGCCCTCGAAATCTCCACCGAGCGCAAGCAATGGAAGCCCCGAAGCTTCGGTCGAATCCAGTTCACCACACTCGAAGCCAAGCTCAAGGCCATGGCCGTGCCTCTTACTTTCGAATCCCACACTCTCAGACTCTCCGAGACAACGTACGACGACATCGTCGTACGCCCCGTGAAACCCAAGCACCGACTCGATAACTGTGTTTTGCACGCGGGTTTTTTCTTTCGAGAGTGTTGCATGAGTGTGTTGGAGTCTTGGGAGGGTGTTAGGGTCTGGGTTATGCCCGAGAGACAAAGGGTCGAGTTCTGGGTGTGGCAAGGTTCGGAGTGTTATAGACTCGAAATTATGTTTCATGATGTTTTGGAGACTGTTCGGTGTAGTCTTGCTGATGGGGATGCCGATGCCTTGGTCTTAAAG ctCAAGTATGGACCAAAGATCTATCAGAAAATTTCTGGACCTGATATAGATTCAAAATTTAGTGCTGATCGGTACAATTTCTGCAAGGAAGATTTTGACTTTCGTTGGGTTCGAACAATAGACTTTTCTACTATCAAGTCAATTGGACAGTCAACTTCATTTTGTTGGCAAATTGAAGGATTACCAGCTTCAGATATTTTTACAAGTTTCCCCCGTTATAGAGAAGATGTGAATGATCTCATTTTAGAGGACGGAGAGGAATTCTCTTCAACATCTGAGACAGTTCCACTTGTGAAATGCAATCCTGCCTCTAACTTAGCATATGAGATCCTTTTCCAAATCAATTCCCTTGTCCATACCCAGAAAATTAGCCTTGGTGCAGGTACTGATCTGATTGAGACACTTAGCAAGAAAGATGTTGAAACTGCTCTTATGGTTCTTCAGAAGATGCATAAGCTAAATTCCACTTGTTATGAGCCTGACTCATTTGTAAAGACTCAATTACATGTCCTAGAAAGAAACCGTAAGAGTGTTCCCCCCTCTTCCTGGAAAAGGTTAAAAGATCAAAATTTAATGAGTTGTCATAGGGCCCTAATCACCCCGTCAAAGATTTATTGCTTGGGTCCTGAGCTTGAAACTTCTAATTATGTGGTGAATCATTTTGCATCATATGCTTCAGACTTTATGAGAGTTACTTTCGTTGAGGAGGATTGGAGTAAGCTTCCTGCAAATGCCATTTCCACAAGTATCCAGCGAGGTATTTTTGCCAAACCTTTTAGAACTGGAATACATCGTCGCATATTGTCTGTTCTTCGAGATGGGATTGTGATTGGAGCTAAAAGATTTCAGTTTTTAGCTTTTTCGGCCAGTCAACTGCGATCAAATTCTGTTTGGATGTTTGCTTCTAATGACAAAGTAAAAGCAGAAGATATCAGAGAATGGATGGGGTGTTTCGACAAGATTCGCAGTGTATCTAAATGTGCAGCAAGGATGGGTCAGTTGTTCAGTTCCTCTAAGCAAACTCTTGAGGTCCATGGGCAAGATGTAGAGATTATTCCTGATATCAAAGTGATCTCTGATGATATTGACTACTGCTTCTCAGATGGCATTGGAAAAATTTCCGAGTCTTTTGGTTGGGTAGTTGCTCAGAAGTGTGGATTAAATCGAACCCCTTCAGCGTTTCAAATTCGATATGGTGGATATAAAGGTGTTGTCGCTGTTGACCGTAATTCCTACCGGAAGCTATCTCTGCGTAAAAGTATGGAAAAATTTGAATCACAAAACAGGATGCTTAATGTCACTAAATGGAGTGATTCCATGCCTTGCTATTTGAATCGAGAGATTATCACCCTCTTGTCTACCTTGGGAGTAAAGGACGAAGTATTTGAGGCAATGCAAATGGAACAACTGTGTCTGCTGGGAAAAATGTTGACCAATAGAGATGCAACTTTGAAGGTCTTAGAGATATTGAATGGATCAGATTCTAGAAACATTCTGGTAAAAATGCTGCTTCAGGGTTATGAGCCAAATCAGGAACCTTATCTCTCAATGATGCTTCAAGCACATTATGATAACCTCTTGTCTGATTTGAAAAGTAGATGTCGAATATTTGTCCCAAAAGGTCGGATCCTGGTTGGTTGCTTGGACGAAACCGGTATTTTAAATTATGGCCAAGTGTATGTCCGCATTACCATGTCAAAAGCAGAACTGCAATCTGAGGATCAGAGTTTCTTCCGGAAGGTGGATGAGACAACATGTATAATAGTAGGGAAGGTTGTTGTGACCAAAAACCCTTGTCTTCACCCAGGAGACATCAGAGTTCTTGAGGCTATCTATGAAGTGGAATTAGAGGAGAAGGGTCTGGTGGATTGCCTTATCTTCCCTCAGAATGGACAACG ACCACATCCAAATGAATGCTCTGGTGGTGATCTTGATGGAGACCTGTATTTCATTAGCTGGGATAAAGATCTCATCCCCCATCAAACTGAGGCCCCAATGGACTATACAGGGAGAAGACCTCGTATAATGGATCATGATGTGACCTTAGAG GAAATCCAAAAGTTTTTTGTTGATTACATGATCAACGATACTTTGGGTGCCATCTCGACTGCACATATGGTTCATGCTGACCGTGAGCCAGATAAAGCCCGAAGTAAAAAATGTCTAGAGTTGGCAAACCTTCACTCAATGGCCGTCGACTTTGCAAAGACTGGTGCACCAGCTGAAATGCCCAGGGTTTTGAAACCAAAGGAGTTTCCAGATTTCATGGAGAGGGTAGAAAAACCCATGTATACCTCCAACAATGTATTGGGCAGGCTCTACCGTGCCACTGTTGAATCAACCGTGCAAGAAAGGCCAAACTTGGTCCAGTTGGAGAAGTTTTCTAAAGAAACTTACGATAATGATCTTGAAGTGGATGGTTTTGAGGCCTTCCTTGAAATTGCAGAAAAACACAAAGACCAATATATAGAGAAAATGACTAGCTTAATGAAATATTATGAAGTTGAGACTGAGGATGAAATGCTGACAGGTAATCTGCGGAAACGTGCTGCATATTTGCTTCGTGATAACAGGAGATATGGTGATTTTAGGGATCGGATTTTGCTCTCAATGAAGAGGCTACAAAATGAAGCCAAAGAATGGTTTGAAATGAGCTGCAAACCGCATGAACGTCAGCAGATGGCCTCAGCATGGTATCATGTTACTTATCACCCTACTTATTACCGGGAAGACTTTAATTGCTTGAGCTTTCCATGGATTGAAGGTGACTATTTGttgaacattaaaaaattgaatactGGAAAAGTTCGCATAAAAACAAGCCACAAGTAG